A window of Hordeum vulgare subsp. vulgare chromosome 5H, MorexV3_pseudomolecules_assembly, whole genome shotgun sequence genomic DNA:
tattCTGGCTAAAGAAAACAGGCGCAATGCTCTGCTGGGGAGTCCCCAGAAAAATCATCACATATTTTAAACCAACTAGTAGGGAGACAAGAGGGTTAATCTGTGTTAACCAAGCCACTGTTAACCGTAGGTTACTCTAGGATGAACCCATTTTACCCTTGAGGTGGTTTATGTCTGACAAGACTGCCCCCCGTTGCTGAATTAGTAGTAAAACCACCAGATCCATGCGAATTCTTTGGGTTTACTCGTGGGGTTATTGTGTGCAGCAGTTTTTGTTGTGTGGGGACTGTTCACTCCTTAAAGATGTTGCTCAACACATGACCTGTTTTATTAAATTCTTGGCCTACCCCATCTGCCATGACCGCATCATGCTTACTAGCCTTGTTTCTTTCCACATGAGATGCCGGACCACCGGAGCgaattgtcgaaacaaatacgatCCCACATCTTGCATTTTGGTGGAGCCGGTTGTCTCCGAATtgaatttttttgggttttctggttAGCTGAATCATTGGAGCCCAACAAAAGCCAACCGGCTCCTGAAAATTCAAGGAATACAAAAACCACCCGTCAATCATTTGGTCGTCTTCTCCCGATAAAAGATTGAAAATTTTCAGTTGGGACGCGTTCGCAATGATTGGGCGCCCATCAGGCACACGATCAGGCAATAGTGCGCCGGGTGGAGCGAAATTTGGATCACCACGCTGTGCTCCATCAGTGTTCCTACATACTACTTACATACAGGCTGGTGCCGCACTGACATACGCCTGTTGGAACCTATGCCGTGGTCCAAATGCCCAACAGGAGTAGCACTAATTTGCAGCGCTTTGCAGGCCCAGTAGAAAACTTTTTGTAAAGCCAAGCCCACCCCCCATGCACTCAGCTTTGTTAACTGACGCATTGAAACCCGAGTGGTCCAGCTGCTCGTGTGTGTGTGTACTCTTTTCTTGGTCGAATCTGTGTTCTGTTTTAATGTttggcaacaaacaagtatccggACCATTCTGTTTGAGTGCCGTGTTGGTCCATGTAGTTTTTGATTATGAGTTACTCATATATGATATGCGTACGATCAATACAGCAGCTTATATTCACCGTTATTGGTCCATGATGGCACCATGGCGGGTTATCATGCCATTGTAGCACTTTCCTGTATTATGAGAGTAATGCTTTTATTTTCTTATAACAAGGTTATGCGACGTTGTATTCGCATGGTCTTCAAGTGTGTTCTGATTTCGTCTCTTCACGTTATTACAATCATGTGTGTTTGGTATGTCATCAACAGTTTCAGTAGATACTGATTAGTACACACTCATATATGGTTAGCTCTTCCTTCGTACTCCTTTGCACGTAGATGTCCATCTTTCTTATCGTGAATCTCTTATTCCATAGGTTCCACATGCTTGCCGAGTTTGATGAGGCTAAGCGTAGCTGCAGAAAGCGCCTTGATGGGCACAATCGACGCCGCAGGAAGCCACAGGTAGATAGCATGAATTCTGGGAGCTTCATGACAACCCAACAAGGTACTCTTCTTGTCTAACTACCTCTTTTTTATTACCATGTTGGTTGCTACTATTATACAtagctaaaataaacaaaatcatatagtaaccGCAGAACCAGAAACTTCGGTTATAAAATACATCAATTCAAATGCAAACCCTCACCAAAATGCTCATGTTACCTGTAGTTGTTCGTACATCTTTCGTGCAAAACTAAGGTTTCATAATTTTGTTGGGGCATGATTTCTCTTGTATAACCTATAACAAGCTTGACCTGCATTTTGCATGGAGCTACGGCCGTTTTCCTATAAGGACGAAAGTTGGCATAAACATGCTGCTCTGTGTTTAATTATGTTTAATCATGGGTTTATGGTATAAATGAAATGCGGGATGTACTGTTCTTCAGTAGCCACAAGAGCACATTGTAACCTGAGCATTCAAATGAACAGGCTGAGTGCACAATGCTGCATTTTCAGTCTTTTACGTTGCTGCTACGTATGTTTGAATACTGTACTATTTGTCTGATGCTCGGTCGTTTCATGGCGGCCGTTCaggtttgtattcaaatgcagggACAAGGTTCGCGTCCTTCTCGGCTCCAAGGCCGGAGCCAAGCTGGTCCGGGATCATCAAATCCGAGGACAGCAATCCATTCTACAGCACGCACCAGGTTAACTTCGGCGGCGCCACGTCGTCATACTCCAAAGAAGGCCGGCGCTTCCCCTTCCTCCACGAAGGAGACCAGATGAGCTTCAGCACCGGCGCGCCAGCACTCGAGATCCCCGTGTGCCAGCCTCTCCTCAAGGCCGTCgccccgctgccgccgccgcccgagagcagcagcagcaacaagatgTTCTCCGATGGACAGTTGACGCACGTGCTCGACTCCGACTGTGCTCTCTCTCTTCTGTCATCCCCGGCCAACTCCTCCAGCGTCGACGTCAGCCGGATGGTCCGTCCAAGCGAGCACGTCCCCTCGGTCCCCAGCCTGCAGTTCGGCACCTCCTCCTGGTTCGCCTGCTCCCAGGCCTCAAGCGGCGGCGGCGCCACCGGATTCGCCGCCACCTTCCCCGGCGGCATGGACGGCGAGCAGCTCAACGCCGGCGGCGCGCTGGTCCCCGGCTCCAACGACAACGAGATGAACTGCCACGGGATCTTCCACGTCGGCGCCGATGGCTCCTCCGAGGGCACGTCGCCGTCCCTCCCGTTCTCATGGCAGTAGGAGTCTCGAGTGAAGATCAGAGGCTGTTCTTGGGTTCTTTTGGTGATCAGTAGGCAGTAGCTAGCTGTGCCCCTTTTAGTGATCAGGCCTACGTCCCGTTCTTTCTGTGTTTATTCTCTCTCCTTTTCACGTTTCTATGTCTTGGACTTGATCTCTCGCTATCAGAATGAATAACTTTGCATGATTCAGAGGGAAATCGTATACGTACTTCTGAATTTCACTGATGCATTGGAGACTAGATTTAGACAGCCTTGTCTTTCCTTTGTGCAAGATGCAAGAACGATTCGCCTCAGGACTATTATTTTGTTCTATATATAGTTTCAAAGCTTTTAAATCTGGATTCAAAAAGAAAAATGTACTTGAAGTTCTAAATAGTTCACCTCCCATTAAGAAAGATTCATATAATGTAAATTTTGTAATGTAATTTGTGAACAAAATGCCCATATCATCCATGATCAACACATTTAAACAAATGTTCACGCatttaaaaatatgtttttgaCATTGTAAAAAATGTCCACACAATTTTTAAAATCTTAGTACAATTTAACAAAATGTACACATGTTTACCAATATGTTCGTGAGATTTCAAGAAATATTCatgataatgcaaaaacaaaatctcACAATTCGTAAAAGATGTTCT
This region includes:
- the LOC123399776 gene encoding squamosa promoter-binding-like protein 18 is translated as MDWDLKMPGSWDLAELEHDGVPAMAAPAAAGIAAAAARGPPGRPECSVDLKLGGLGEFGPAADGKMKQQPVATTAAAANGPAASLSASASNAAAVVPSASPLKRPRPGAGGGGGGAGAGHCPSCAVDGCKADLSKCRDYHRRHKVCEAHSKTPLVVVAGREMRFCQQCSRFHMLAEFDEAKRSCRKRLDGHNRRRRKPQVDSMNSGSFMTTQQGLYSNAGTRFASFSAPRPEPSWSGIIKSEDSNPFYSTHQVNFGGATSSYSKEGRRFPFLHEGDQMSFSTGAPALEIPVCQPLLKAVAPLPPPPESSSSNKMFSDGQLTHVLDSDCALSLLSSPANSSSVDVSRMVRPSEHVPSVPSLQFGTSSWFACSQASSGGGATGFAATFPGGMDGEQLNAGGALVPGSNDNEMNCHGIFHVGADGSSEGTSPSLPFSWQ